The Pseudomonas wenzhouensis genome has a segment encoding these proteins:
- a CDS encoding bacteriohemerythrin has protein sequence MAYLGWSDDLDTGIAVIDDQHKRIVAMINQLDDAQRTASKAKVAAVIDELIDYTVSHFAFEEAMLEEAGYVFTKAHKRVHALFIKRVEDYRQHFTAGEDITDELKGLLGRWLFSHIRSDDRNYVDAVNDNLRRLSADVSEGGWLRRAGRRFFRGAA, from the coding sequence ATGGCATACCTGGGGTGGAGCGACGACCTCGATACCGGTATCGCGGTAATCGACGATCAGCACAAGCGCATTGTCGCCATGATCAATCAGTTGGACGATGCCCAGCGCACCGCCAGCAAGGCGAAGGTGGCTGCGGTAATCGACGAGCTGATCGACTATACCGTCTCGCACTTCGCCTTCGAGGAGGCGATGCTCGAAGAGGCCGGTTATGTTTTCACCAAGGCGCACAAACGGGTGCATGCGCTGTTTATCAAGCGTGTGGAGGACTATCGCCAGCATTTCACCGCCGGCGAGGATATTACCGACGAGCTCAAGGGCTTGCTGGGACGCTGGCTGTTCAGCCATATCCGCAGCGACGACCGCAACTATGTCGACGCCGTTAACGATAACCTGCGTCGACTGAGTGCCGACGTCTCCGAAGGTGGGTGGCTGCGTCGCGCCGGGCGGCGTTTTTTCCGCGGTGCGGCGTGA
- the rlmF gene encoding 23S rRNA (adenine(1618)-N(6))-methyltransferase RlmF, with protein sequence MSQPPKRPRKPAPAAVKTAPSKGQLHPRNRHQGHYDFPALIKASPELGQFVITNPYGKPSIDFANPAAVKVFNRALLAQYYGIRHWDIPDGYLCPPIPGRADYLHNLADLLATDNDGQIPRGARVHALDIGVGANCIYPLIGHCEYAWHFIGADIAPAALASARAIVTANPQLASSIELRQQANAEHIFLGLLGSEERIDLTLCNPPFHASADEASSGSTRKWRNLGKLDPKRKLPVLNFGGQAAELWCPGGEAAFLKRMASESAQVAEQVLWFSSLVSKGGNVELLQGWLARAGAVEVRILGMSQGQKQSRLVAWTFKDGQARSAWRDSRWC encoded by the coding sequence ATGTCCCAGCCACCGAAACGCCCGCGCAAACCTGCCCCTGCCGCTGTAAAGACTGCACCGAGCAAGGGCCAGTTGCACCCGCGTAACCGTCACCAGGGGCATTACGATTTTCCCGCGCTGATCAAGGCCAGCCCCGAGCTGGGCCAGTTCGTGATCACCAATCCCTACGGCAAGCCCAGCATCGACTTCGCCAACCCGGCGGCGGTCAAGGTGTTCAACCGCGCGCTGCTGGCGCAGTACTACGGCATCCGCCACTGGGACATTCCCGACGGCTACCTGTGCCCGCCGATTCCCGGTCGCGCCGACTATTTGCACAACCTCGCCGATCTGCTGGCGACCGACAATGACGGGCAAATACCTCGCGGCGCCAGGGTACACGCGCTGGATATCGGCGTCGGGGCCAACTGCATCTACCCGCTGATCGGCCATTGCGAGTACGCCTGGCACTTTATCGGCGCCGATATCGCCCCGGCCGCGCTGGCCTCGGCGCGGGCCATCGTCACCGCCAACCCGCAACTGGCCAGCAGCATCGAACTGCGCCAGCAGGCCAATGCCGAGCATATCTTCCTCGGCCTGCTGGGCAGCGAGGAGCGTATCGACCTGACCCTGTGCAACCCGCCCTTCCACGCCAGCGCCGACGAGGCCAGCAGCGGCAGCACGCGCAAATGGCGCAACCTCGGCAAGCTCGACCCCAAACGCAAGCTGCCGGTACTCAACTTCGGCGGGCAGGCGGCCGAACTGTGGTGCCCAGGTGGCGAGGCTGCCTTTCTCAAGCGCATGGCTAGCGAGAGCGCGCAGGTCGCCGAGCAGGTGCTGTGGTTCAGCAGCCTGGTATCGAAAGGCGGTAACGTCGAACTGCTGCAAGGCTGGCTGGCCAGGGCCGGTGCGGTCGAGGTACGCATCCTCGGCATGTCCCAGGGTCAGAAGCAGAGCCGCCTGGTGGCCTGGACGTTCAAGGACGGACAAGCCCGCAGTGCCTGGCGCGACAGCCGCTGGTGCTGA
- a CDS encoding SLC13 family permease encodes MTFAAWLTISLFVLTYLGMAAGGIRGLRIDRSWIACCAAVLLLVSGALSMQDAAHHLDPGALLLLLALMLISAQFDFSGVYAWLNRYLTEHAERPALLLLGVVLLGGVLSAVLVNDIVAFALTPLLCRSLHLRGLEPRPFLLALALSCNAGSAASLIGNPQNILIGQAGGLDFWGYVAVAGPPALTAMAIVYAVIWLQWRQRWGVAMPLTADDTPVELIHGARSYLKPLLASVALLALFATALPRELSALLIAVLVMVSRRVDSRDYVSKVDWNLLLLFVGLFLVSGAALQLPQMAQGAAWMADHGLLPQGVISLATSSLVAGNLIGNVPFVVLLLGLMPQLSPELLIGLAVMSTLAGNLLLIGSVVNLIVAEGAKRQGVRIGFVDYARSGVPVTLLSMAVAGLWLVSGGWLPW; translated from the coding sequence ATGACCTTCGCTGCCTGGCTGACGATCAGCCTGTTCGTTCTCACCTACCTGGGCATGGCGGCTGGCGGCATTCGCGGCCTGCGCATCGACCGCAGCTGGATCGCCTGTTGCGCCGCCGTATTGCTGTTGGTCAGCGGCGCGCTGAGCATGCAGGATGCGGCCCATCATCTCGACCCTGGCGCGCTGTTGCTGCTGCTGGCGCTGATGCTGATTTCCGCGCAGTTCGACTTTTCCGGGGTGTATGCCTGGCTCAACCGCTACCTGACCGAGCATGCCGAGCGTCCGGCGCTGTTGCTGCTGGGTGTGGTGTTGCTGGGCGGTGTGCTGTCGGCGGTGCTGGTCAACGATATCGTTGCCTTCGCCCTGACTCCGCTGCTGTGTCGCAGCCTGCATTTGCGTGGGCTGGAGCCTCGGCCATTTCTCCTGGCGTTGGCGTTGTCCTGTAATGCTGGCTCGGCCGCCAGCCTGATCGGCAATCCGCAGAACATCCTTATCGGTCAGGCCGGCGGTCTGGATTTCTGGGGTTATGTGGCCGTGGCCGGGCCGCCAGCGCTGACGGCGATGGCCATCGTTTATGCGGTGATCTGGCTGCAGTGGCGGCAGCGCTGGGGCGTGGCCATGCCACTGACGGCGGACGATACGCCGGTCGAGCTGATCCATGGTGCGCGCAGTTACCTCAAGCCGCTGCTGGCCAGCGTGGCGCTGCTGGCGCTGTTCGCCACGGCGCTGCCGCGTGAATTGTCGGCATTGCTGATCGCGGTGCTGGTGATGGTGTCGCGCCGGGTAGACAGCCGCGATTACGTGAGCAAGGTGGACTGGAATCTGCTGCTGCTGTTCGTCGGGCTGTTTCTGGTCAGCGGTGCCGCCTTGCAGTTGCCGCAAATGGCGCAGGGGGCCGCCTGGATGGCCGATCACGGCTTGTTGCCGCAGGGGGTGATATCGCTTGCGACTTCTTCGCTGGTGGCGGGCAACCTGATCGGCAACGTACCGTTCGTGGTGTTGCTGCTGGGGTTGATGCCGCAGTTGTCGCCTGAATTGCTGATCGGCCTGGCGGTGATGTCGACCCTGGCCGGCAACCTGCTGCTGATTGGCAGCGTGGTCAACCTGATCGTCGCTGAAGGGGCGAAGCGCCAGGGCGTGCGCATCGGCTTTGTCGACTATGCGCGCAGCGGCGTGCCGGTGACGCTGCTGAGCATGGCCGTGGCCGGGCTTTGGCTGGTGTCTGGGGGCTGGTTGCCCTGGTAG
- a CDS encoding substrate-binding periplasmic protein, translating to MHKALHYCLFWLLAGACYGAQPTLTFCHEDQDSFPWVMTDGTGLNLELLGLVQQALGLQVTYVAVPWKRCLSGLEQGVYDGAFAASFKPERLQMGHYPSDSRGQVDAHRRLHSSRYTLYRRVGSAVSWDGRHFSQVNGQVGSLSGFSIRDLLLDHGLAVDESSRDPLALLQMLVHGRVEAVALQTMRGDFILQANPQLARQVEKLPHLLEEKAYYLMLSRALLMRDPELAERIWSEVQRQRDSAAYQARVRAYLARPDP from the coding sequence TTGCACAAAGCGCTGCATTACTGCCTGTTCTGGCTGTTGGCCGGCGCCTGTTACGGCGCGCAGCCGACGCTGACCTTCTGTCACGAAGACCAGGACTCCTTCCCCTGGGTAATGACCGACGGCACCGGCCTGAACCTGGAACTGCTCGGCCTGGTTCAGCAGGCTTTGGGGCTGCAGGTGACTTACGTTGCAGTGCCCTGGAAGCGCTGCCTTTCAGGGCTTGAACAGGGGGTCTACGACGGCGCCTTCGCCGCCAGCTTCAAGCCCGAACGCCTGCAGATGGGCCATTACCCGAGCGATAGCCGAGGGCAGGTGGACGCGCACAGGCGTTTGCACAGCTCACGCTATACCCTGTATCGCCGGGTTGGCAGCGCGGTGTCCTGGGATGGCCGGCATTTCAGCCAGGTCAATGGCCAGGTCGGCTCGCTCAGCGGGTTTTCCATCCGCGATCTGTTGCTCGACCACGGGCTGGCGGTGGACGAGTCGAGCCGCGACCCGCTGGCGTTATTGCAGATGCTGGTGCACGGCCGGGTCGAAGCGGTCGCCTTGCAGACCATGCGTGGTGATTTCATCCTGCAGGCCAATCCGCAGTTGGCTCGGCAGGTGGAGAAGTTGCCGCATCTACTCGAAGAGAAAGCCTATTACCTGATGCTGTCCAGGGCGCTGCTGATGCGTGACCCCGAGCTGGCCGAGCGGATCTGGAGTGAAGTGCAGCGCCAGCGTGACTCGGCGGCGTATCAGGCGCGCGTCAGGGCTTATCTGGCGCGGCCCGATCCCTGA
- a CDS encoding substrate-binding periplasmic protein, which produces MRQRLLIALFGLIVCSPLGATEAPLLRISAGEWPPYLSARLEHQGPVAHLLRDLLAEEGYRVEFTFLPWPRAYAEAAAGRFDATAVWMHKTEREADFLFSAPLLNEQFVFFHLKTQPFDWQRFDDLSGMTLGGGLEYSYGPAFDAFLAEGKVLIERVSSDRQNFEKLLKERVVLYPQELNVGYAALLNEFSSADAERITHHPKPLLVNLSYLMLPKRLAQSEALRERFNARLQQFRDDGRYQKYFDDLQAGHYQPGPEDAAP; this is translated from the coding sequence ATGCGCCAACGCCTGTTAATCGCCCTGTTCGGCCTGATCGTCTGCAGCCCTCTGGGCGCTACCGAAGCCCCGCTGTTACGCATCAGCGCCGGCGAGTGGCCGCCCTACCTGTCAGCCCGGCTCGAACACCAGGGGCCAGTGGCCCACCTGCTGCGCGACCTGCTGGCCGAGGAAGGCTACCGTGTCGAATTCACCTTCCTGCCCTGGCCCCGCGCCTACGCCGAAGCCGCCGCAGGCCGGTTCGACGCCACCGCGGTATGGATGCACAAGACCGAGCGTGAGGCCGACTTTCTCTTCAGCGCCCCACTGCTCAACGAACAGTTCGTGTTCTTCCACCTGAAAACCCAGCCGTTCGACTGGCAGCGCTTCGACGACCTCAGTGGCATGACCCTCGGCGGCGGCCTGGAATACAGCTACGGGCCGGCATTCGATGCCTTTCTCGCCGAAGGCAAGGTGCTCATCGAACGAGTGTCCAGCGACCGGCAGAACTTCGAGAAGCTGCTCAAGGAGCGCGTGGTGCTCTACCCGCAGGAGCTCAACGTCGGCTACGCCGCGCTGCTCAACGAGTTCTCCAGCGCCGATGCCGAGCGCATCACCCACCACCCCAAACCGCTGCTGGTCAACCTCAGTTACCTGATGCTGCCCAAGCGCCTGGCGCAGAGCGAAGCGCTACGCGAGCGCTTCAACGCTCGCCTGCAACAGTTCCGCGACGACGGTCGTTACCAGAAGTATTTCGACGACCTGCAGGCTGGCCACTACCAACCCGGGCCGGAAGATGCCGCGCCATAA
- a CDS encoding hydrolase: MLMRAKDSTLLVIDLQERLLPAIDGGTAVVEQATWLVRVAQRLQVPVIATEQYPKGLGYTEPALHELLPGDGLREKIHFSATAGAGLFDLPGGERRQFVVCGTETHVCVLQTVMGLLAAGREVFVVDEAVGSRRPRDKALGLARMERAGAVIVSREMVAFEWLEQAGTELFREVSKGFIR; encoded by the coding sequence ATGTTGATGCGAGCGAAGGATTCCACCCTGCTGGTGATCGACCTGCAGGAACGCCTGTTACCCGCCATCGATGGCGGCACGGCGGTGGTCGAGCAGGCCACCTGGCTGGTGCGCGTGGCGCAGCGCCTGCAGGTGCCGGTGATCGCCACCGAGCAATATCCCAAGGGGCTGGGCTACACCGAGCCGGCCCTGCATGAACTGCTGCCGGGCGATGGGTTGCGGGAGAAGATTCATTTTTCGGCAACCGCCGGGGCTGGGCTGTTCGACTTGCCCGGTGGCGAGCGCAGGCAGTTCGTCGTCTGCGGCACAGAAACTCATGTCTGCGTACTGCAGACGGTAATGGGCCTGCTGGCGGCCGGGCGTGAAGTGTTCGTGGTCGACGAGGCGGTGGGATCGCGCCGGCCACGCGACAAGGCCTTGGGGCTGGCTCGCATGGAACGTGCCGGCGCGGTGATCGTTTCGCGCGAGATGGTCGCCTTCGAGTGGCTGGAACAGGCTGGCACCGAGTTGTTCCGCGAGGTCAGCAAGGGCTTTATTCGCTGA
- a CDS encoding AAA family ATPase gives MKILSLRLKNLNSLKGEWKIDFAAEPFAGSGLFAITGPTGAGKTTLLDAICLALYHRTPRMSTLSASGNELMTRHTADCLAEVEFEVKGQGYRAFWSQRRARDKIDGALQAPKVELARMADGEILTDKIREKESLTAELTGLDFERFTKSMLLAQGGFAAFLEANANQRAELLEELTGTEVYGQISQQVYERTKAAEQVLSLLKSRAQGMELLDEAQRTELQAEAERLAQEQAPLLAEQQTLLAQQRWREVLQRAEQQAAEATLRLEQARQRQADAGHDLQRLAASEPAARLQPLHQGWQQAQHDCQQVEQGLLALREQMQACAERERQALWQASGQATHWRDERLAALTQVQHQHAEVQAWLSEHRQQARLGELLSGWDERFAQRAKAEQALQATQMRLDESAAQLTTLQRQREEQGVRLATLQQQVQQARDAEAQQQGAVLALLGDAGEAGLRQVWQRLQARSRVFDRLQQLAQSREALARQLGELPPRLAELQGLQSGKNAEITTLRERYKTLKQQVADKEKLLEQEQRIQDLEAHRARLQPGDACPLCGSHEHPAISQYQALNVSASEQALAQCRSELSELESQGAHMRDELTRLAAQIEQVQAQQAQAEAQWLPLDQQWQQQLNEHDIRLQTVAELVVLQQQHEHELAAVQARLETVQAQQTELQRLREVREKGERAQAEAERQQALLSRDLDNTQARLADQQTQLSDLQAEQAQLSQALLASLQGFASALPADSAGWLMQQKAAWQAWQQAQADELQLLQRAREAQRQLDEAQAQAEHWQQRWQAAGAPSQQAPVAAADPQQALREAAERLAATQRERDGLAGNEQAQIALLAREQQRLQSCWQTWQEALASSPFADQAAFETAVLSEDERQRLLQLKADLERAHTQAMTLQAAAQAEVQRLQAEAQTELSLEALVEQIQVLQERLRGLSERQGELRAQLQADAARRSSQQALFAEIEAQTGEHALWQQLNGLIGSADGAKFRKFAQGLTLDHLIHLANRQLTRLHGRYQLARKGSGELELEVRDTWQADVARDCRTLSGGESFLVSLALALALSDLVSHKTSIDSLFLDEGFGTLDGETLEVALDALDNLNASGKTIGVISHVEAMKERIPVQLRVHKGVGLGYSRLDARFAVKEGA, from the coding sequence ATGAAAATCCTCAGCCTGCGCCTCAAGAACCTCAACTCGCTCAAGGGCGAATGGAAGATCGACTTCGCTGCCGAGCCTTTCGCCGGCAGTGGCCTGTTCGCCATCACCGGGCCGACCGGCGCCGGTAAGACCACGCTGCTCGATGCCATCTGCCTGGCCCTGTATCACCGCACGCCGCGCATGAGCACGCTGTCGGCCAGTGGCAACGAGCTGATGACGCGACACACCGCCGATTGCCTGGCCGAGGTCGAGTTCGAGGTCAAAGGCCAGGGCTACCGCGCCTTCTGGAGCCAGCGCCGTGCGCGGGACAAGATCGACGGCGCGCTGCAGGCGCCCAAGGTGGAGCTGGCGCGGATGGCCGACGGTGAAATCCTCACCGACAAGATTCGTGAAAAGGAAAGCCTGACCGCCGAACTGACCGGCCTGGACTTCGAGCGGTTCACCAAATCCATGCTGCTGGCGCAGGGCGGTTTCGCCGCCTTCCTCGAAGCCAATGCCAACCAGCGCGCCGAGCTGCTGGAGGAGCTGACCGGCACCGAGGTGTACGGGCAGATTTCGCAGCAGGTCTACGAACGCACCAAGGCGGCGGAGCAGGTGCTGAGCCTGCTGAAAAGCCGTGCCCAGGGCATGGAGTTGCTGGACGAAGCGCAGCGCACCGAGTTGCAGGCCGAAGCCGAGCGCCTGGCGCAGGAGCAGGCGCCACTGCTGGCCGAACAACAGACGCTGCTGGCGCAGCAGCGCTGGCGTGAGGTGTTGCAGCGCGCCGAGCAACAGGCTGCCGAAGCCACATTGCGGCTGGAGCAGGCCCGCCAGCGTCAGGCTGATGCCGGCCATGATCTACAGCGCCTGGCCGCCAGCGAGCCCGCCGCACGTTTGCAGCCGCTGCACCAGGGCTGGCAGCAGGCGCAGCACGATTGCCAGCAGGTTGAACAAGGGCTACTGGCCCTGCGCGAGCAGATGCAGGCGTGCGCCGAGCGTGAGCGCCAGGCGCTGTGGCAGGCCAGTGGCCAGGCCACGCATTGGCGTGACGAGCGCCTGGCCGCCCTGACGCAGGTGCAGCATCAGCACGCTGAGGTGCAGGCCTGGCTGAGCGAGCACCGCCAGCAGGCGCGATTGGGCGAATTGCTCAGTGGCTGGGACGAGCGTTTTGCGCAGCGGGCAAAGGCTGAGCAGGCGTTGCAGGCGACGCAGATGCGCCTGGACGAATCCGCTGCACAACTGACGACGCTGCAGCGCCAGCGTGAAGAGCAGGGCGTGCGCCTGGCGACGTTGCAGCAGCAGGTGCAGCAGGCGCGCGACGCCGAGGCACAGCAGCAAGGCGCCGTACTGGCGCTGCTGGGGGACGCCGGTGAGGCCGGCTTGCGCCAGGTTTGGCAGCGTCTGCAAGCACGCAGCCGGGTATTCGACCGGCTGCAGCAATTGGCGCAGAGCCGCGAAGCGCTGGCCAGGCAACTGGGCGAACTGCCGCCGCGCCTGGCCGAGCTGCAAGGTTTGCAGAGCGGCAAGAACGCGGAAATCACGACCCTGCGCGAGCGCTACAAGACACTCAAGCAGCAGGTCGCCGACAAGGAAAAGCTGCTGGAGCAGGAACAACGCATTCAGGATCTGGAGGCCCATCGCGCCCGCCTGCAACCGGGCGATGCCTGCCCGCTGTGCGGCTCGCACGAGCATCCGGCGATCAGCCAATACCAGGCGCTGAACGTCTCGGCCTCCGAGCAGGCGCTGGCGCAGTGCCGCAGTGAGTTGAGCGAGCTGGAAAGCCAGGGCGCCCATATGCGCGATGAGCTGACCCGCCTGGCCGCGCAGATCGAGCAGGTGCAGGCGCAACAGGCGCAGGCCGAGGCGCAATGGCTGCCGCTGGATCAGCAGTGGCAGCAACAACTGAACGAGCATGACATCCGGCTGCAGACCGTTGCCGAGTTGGTCGTTCTGCAACAGCAGCACGAGCACGAACTGGCGGCGGTGCAGGCGCGCCTGGAAACCGTGCAGGCGCAGCAAACCGAACTGCAGCGCCTGCGTGAGGTACGTGAAAAGGGCGAGCGCGCGCAGGCCGAGGCCGAGCGGCAGCAGGCGTTGCTCAGCCGTGATCTGGACAACACCCAGGCGCGTCTGGCTGACCAACAGACTCAACTGAGTGATTTGCAGGCCGAGCAGGCGCAGTTGAGCCAGGCATTGCTGGCCAGTCTGCAAGGCTTCGCCAGCGCGTTGCCGGCCGACAGTGCAGGCTGGTTGATGCAGCAGAAAGCCGCCTGGCAAGCCTGGCAGCAGGCGCAGGCGGACGAGCTGCAGTTGCTGCAACGCGCACGCGAAGCACAGCGACAACTGGACGAAGCCCAGGCGCAGGCCGAGCACTGGCAACAACGTTGGCAGGCGGCGGGTGCGCCGAGCCAGCAGGCTCCGGTAGCGGCGGCCGACCCGCAGCAGGCGCTGCGCGAGGCGGCCGAGCGGCTGGCCGCCACCCAGCGTGAACGCGACGGCCTGGCCGGCAACGAGCAGGCCCAGATCGCCTTGCTGGCGCGCGAACAGCAACGCCTGCAAAGCTGCTGGCAGACCTGGCAAGAGGCGCTAGCCAGCAGCCCCTTCGCCGATCAGGCGGCGTTCGAAACGGCCGTGCTGAGTGAAGACGAACGCCAGCGCTTGCTGCAGCTCAAGGCGGATCTCGAACGCGCGCACACCCAGGCCATGACCCTGCAGGCTGCAGCCCAGGCCGAGGTGCAGCGCCTGCAGGCCGAAGCGCAAACCGAGTTGAGCCTGGAGGCGCTAGTCGAGCAGATTCAGGTATTGCAGGAGCGTTTGCGTGGCCTGAGTGAACGCCAGGGCGAGCTGCGCGCGCAGTTGCAGGCCGACGCGGCGCGACGTAGCAGTCAGCAGGCGTTGTTCGCTGAGATCGAGGCGCAGACCGGCGAACATGCGCTGTGGCAGCAACTCAATGGCCTGATCGGCTCGGCCGATGGCGCCAAGTTCCGCAAGTTCGCCCAGGGCCTGACCCTCGATCACCTGATCCACCTGGCCAATCGCCAACTGACGCGCCTGCATGGCCGCTACCAACTGGCGCGCAAGGGCAGTGGCGAGCTGGAGCTGGAGGTACGCGACACCTGGCAGGCCGACGTGGCGCGCGATTGCCGCACGCTGTCCGGTGGCGAGAGCTTTCTGGTCAGCCTGGCGCTGGCCCTGGCACTGTCGGATCTGGTCAGCCACAAGACCAGCATCGACTCGCTGTTTCTCGATGAAGGCTTCGGCACGCTCGATGGCGAGACGCTGGAGGTGGCGCTGGACGCGCTGGATAACCTCAACGCCAGCGGCAAGACCATCGGCGTGATCAGCCATGTCGAGGCGATGAAGGAACGCATTCCGGTGCAGTTACGGGTACACAAGGGCGTTGGCCTGGGTTACAGCCGGCTCGACGCACGTTTTGCAGTCAAAGAAGGGGCATGA
- a CDS encoding sensor domain-containing diguanylate cyclase — translation MERLQQNVESDQPLLRLVIHALLVPGMLLSVGLLSFRPERHSLMLALLTTAPIVSVLSNLYFNAGTPRFVLYAPEIYLNLMWTFAISGLALKRAMLTAMLSMLAIMLVTLEETLAPGPQRLHLIWTLASFSFGLLSAFMLEKAHKRMFLHQDSLALSASVDSLTGLWNRARTLHFLIEEVARANRYGAPFSVVLIDIDHFKNVNDLYGHAVGDSVLRQFAGLLRDGVRVVDKVGRLGGEEFLIILPETDAASAERAVHALQKRINGFSFERVQHKSASFGIAEYRPGESLDSLMERADQAMYRAKANGRDCVETL, via the coding sequence ATGGAGCGGTTACAGCAGAACGTGGAGAGCGATCAACCGCTGCTGCGCCTGGTCATCCATGCGCTGTTGGTACCGGGCATGTTGTTGTCCGTCGGTCTGTTGAGTTTTCGTCCTGAGCGGCATTCGTTGATGCTGGCCTTGTTGACCACGGCGCCTATCGTTTCGGTGTTGTCCAACCTGTATTTCAACGCCGGCACGCCACGCTTTGTGCTGTATGCGCCGGAGATCTATCTGAACCTGATGTGGACGTTCGCCATCTCCGGGCTGGCGCTCAAGCGCGCCATGCTTACGGCAATGCTATCGATGCTGGCGATCATGCTGGTTACCCTCGAAGAGACGCTTGCGCCTGGGCCGCAGCGTCTGCATCTGATCTGGACGCTGGCGTCGTTCTCCTTTGGTCTGCTCAGTGCCTTTATGCTGGAGAAGGCGCACAAGCGCATGTTCCTGCATCAAGACAGCCTGGCGCTGAGCGCCAGTGTCGACAGCCTGACCGGGCTGTGGAACCGTGCGCGCACCCTGCATTTTCTGATCGAGGAGGTGGCGCGGGCCAACCGTTACGGCGCGCCATTTTCGGTGGTGCTGATCGATATCGATCACTTCAAGAACGTCAACGATCTTTACGGGCATGCCGTGGGGGACAGTGTGCTGCGGCAGTTCGCCGGGCTGCTGCGTGATGGCGTGCGTGTGGTGGACAAGGTTGGCCGGCTTGGTGGCGAGGAGTTTCTGATCATCCTGCCGGAGACGGATGCTGCCAGCGCCGAGCGTGCGGTACATGCCCTGCAAAAACGTATCAACGGATTTTCCTTCGAGCGGGTGCAGCACAAGAGTGCCAGCTTTGGCATTGCCGAGTACCGCCCCGGCGAAAGCCTGGACAGCCTGATGGAGCGCGCGGATCAGGCGATGTACCGTGCCAAGGCCAATGGCCGTGACTGTGTCGAAACGCTCTGA